A genome region from Triticum aestivum cultivar Chinese Spring chromosome 2B, IWGSC CS RefSeq v2.1, whole genome shotgun sequence includes the following:
- the LOC123043242 gene encoding UMP-CMP kinase 2 isoform X1 — MLRRRLSSLLLRSPCSSAVASSCHHQQHHLLLPTHAEKPPAPNLLRLFTSLAGSDGDRPFIAFVLGGPGSGKGTQCSRIASDFGFSHVSAGDLLRNEISSGTDHGEWILEIIREGRIVPSEITVELVRKAIESSSAKRVLIDGFPRCEENRIAFEKITGTEPDLVLFFDCPEDEMVKRLLSRNQGRVDDNIETIKKRLKVFESLNLPVVEYYSSRGKAHKINATGTEDEIFEAVRKLFSTLRL; from the exons ATGCTGAGGCGGCGGCTGAGCTCCCTTCTCCTCCGATCCCCGTGCTCCTCCGCCGTCGCTTCCTCCTGCCACCACCAGCagcaccacctcctcctccccacccacgCCGAG AAACCGCCGGCCCCGAATCTGCTCAGGCTCTTCACGTCCCTAGCT GGAAGCGATGGTGACAGGCCGTTCATCGCTTTCGTCTTAG GGGGACCTGGGAGTGGGAAAGGAACGCAATGTAGTAGGATCGCTTCGGATTTTGGATTTTCTCATGTGAGTGCTGGTGACCTTCTGCGCAATGAAATATCTTCGGGCACTGATCATGG GGAGTGGATCCTAGAGATAATAAGGGAAGGGAGGATTGTTCCATCAGAGATAACTGTTGAGCTTGTCAGAAAAGCAATTGAATCAAGCTCTGCTAAAAGGGTTCTTATTGATGGTTTCCCAAGGTGTGAGGAAAACAGAATTGCCTTTGAAAAAATA ACTGGAACTGAACCAGACCTTGTGCTTTTCTTTGACTGTCCTGAGGATGAGATGGTTAAACGTCTCCTAAGCCGTAACCAG GGACGAGTTGATGATAACATTGAGACAATCAAGAAGCGTCTAAAAGTGTTCGAGAGTTTGAATCTTCCTGTTGTTGAGTACTACTCTTCAAGGGGAAAGGCACACAAG ATAAACGCAACGGGAACTGAAGATGAAATCTTTGAAGCAGTTCGCAAGTTGTTTTCCACCTTAAG GCTATGA
- the LOC123043242 gene encoding UMP-CMP kinase 2 isoform X2 → MLRRRLSSLLLRSPCSSAVASSCHHQQHHLLLPTHAEKPPAPNLLRLFTSLAGSDGDRPFIAFVLGGPGSGKGTQCSRIASDFGFSHVSAGDLLRNEISSGTDHGEWILEIIREGRIVPSEITVELVRKAIESSSAKRVLIDGFPRCEENRIAFEKITGTEPDLVLFFDCPEDEMVKRLLSRNQGRVDDNIETIKKRLKVFESLNLPVVEYYSSRGKAHKINATGTEDEIFEAVRKLFSTLR, encoded by the exons ATGCTGAGGCGGCGGCTGAGCTCCCTTCTCCTCCGATCCCCGTGCTCCTCCGCCGTCGCTTCCTCCTGCCACCACCAGCagcaccacctcctcctccccacccacgCCGAG AAACCGCCGGCCCCGAATCTGCTCAGGCTCTTCACGTCCCTAGCT GGAAGCGATGGTGACAGGCCGTTCATCGCTTTCGTCTTAG GGGGACCTGGGAGTGGGAAAGGAACGCAATGTAGTAGGATCGCTTCGGATTTTGGATTTTCTCATGTGAGTGCTGGTGACCTTCTGCGCAATGAAATATCTTCGGGCACTGATCATGG GGAGTGGATCCTAGAGATAATAAGGGAAGGGAGGATTGTTCCATCAGAGATAACTGTTGAGCTTGTCAGAAAAGCAATTGAATCAAGCTCTGCTAAAAGGGTTCTTATTGATGGTTTCCCAAGGTGTGAGGAAAACAGAATTGCCTTTGAAAAAATA ACTGGAACTGAACCAGACCTTGTGCTTTTCTTTGACTGTCCTGAGGATGAGATGGTTAAACGTCTCCTAAGCCGTAACCAG GGACGAGTTGATGATAACATTGAGACAATCAAGAAGCGTCTAAAAGTGTTCGAGAGTTTGAATCTTCCTGTTGTTGAGTACTACTCTTCAAGGGGAAAGGCACACAAG ATAAACGCAACGGGAACTGAAGATGAAATCTTTGAAGCAGTTCGCAAGTTGTTTTCCACCTTAAGGTAA
- the LOC123043244 gene encoding UNC93-like protein 1 yields the protein MAVSRELPEAGSPQGTEATEAPPRPGLRYNSPLVQVSLIGLVCFCCPGMFNALSGLGGGGQFDHTTADNANTALYACFAVFGVLGGAAHNLLGPRLTLLLGSLTYPLYAASFLYYNHHKSQTFPITAGALLGAGAGLLWAAQGAIMTSYPPPNRRGSYISLFWCLFNLGGVLGGLLPFSFNYARTDAGSVNDATYAAFIAFMLLGAALTFLVLPPARIVRDDGTRATRVTYSSVSTEGWEILKLFANWRMLLILPAAWASNFFYTYQFNNVNGLLFTLRTKGLNNVFYWGAQMLGSAGIGYFLDFGFASRRKRGLMGVAAVAVLGTAIWAGGLANQLRYLDGEFPDKIDFKQGSRYAGPFLLYFSYGLMDAIFQSLIYWIIGALANDTQILSRYVGFYKGVQSAGAAVAWQVDTHKTSLLSQLIVNWGLCTVSYPLLAVLVLLAVKDEDYSVSNVDDGGKEKETKMAAPSSFH from the exons ATGGCCGTGTCGAGGGAGCTGCCGGAGGCCGGGTCCCCGCAGGGGACGGAGGCGACGGAGGCGCCGCCCCGGCCCGGCCTGCGGTACAACTCGCCGCTGGTCCAGGTGTCGCTGATCGGGCTGGTGTGCTTCTGCTGCCCGGGCATGTTCAACGCGCTGtccgggctgggcggcggcgggcaGTTCGACCACACCACGGCCGACAACGCCAACACGGCGCTCTACGCCTGCTTCGCCGTCTTCGGCGTCCTCGGCGGCGCCGCGCACAACCTGCTCGGCCCGCGCCTCACGCTGCTCCTGGGGTCCCTCACCTACCCGCTCTACGCCGCCTCCTTCCTCTACTACAACCACCACAAGTCCCAGACGTTCCCCATCACGGCGGGCGCGCTGCTCGGCGCCGGCGCGGGCCTGCTCTGGGCGGCGCAGGGCGCCATCATGACCTCCTACCCGCCGCCCAACCGCCGGGGCAGCTACATCTCGCTCTTCTGGTGCCTCTTCAACCTCGGCGGCGTGctgggcggcctcctccccttctccttcAACTACGCCCGCACCGACGCCGGCAGCGTGAACGACGCCACCTACGCGGCCTTCATCGCCTTCATGCTGCTCGGCGCCGCGCTCACCTTCCTCGTCCTCCCGCCCGCCAGGATCGTCCGCGACGACGGCACGCGAGCCACCAGGGTGACCTACTCCTCGGTGTCCACGGAGGGGTGGGAGATCCTCAAGCTCTTCGCCAACTGGAGGATGCTGCTCATCCTGCCGGCGGCATGGGCCAGCAACTTCTTCTACACCTACCAGTTCAACAACGTCAACGGCCTCCTCTTCACCCTCCGCACCAAGGGCCTCAACAACGTCTTCTACTGGGGCGCCCAGATGCTCGGCTCCGCCGGCATCGGCTACTTCCTCGACTTCGGCTTCGCCAGCCGCCGGAAGCGGGGGCTCATgggcgtcgccgccgtcgccgtacTCGGCACCGCCATCTGGGCCGGCGGCCTCGCGAATCAATTGAGATACCTCGACGGCGAGTTCCCCGACAAGATCGACTTCAAGCAGGGCAGCCGCTACGCCGGACCGTTCCTGCTCTACTTCAGCTACGGCCTCATGGACGCCATCTTCCAGAGCCTCATCTACTGGATCATCGGCGCCCTCGCAAACGACACCCAGATCCTCAGCAG ATACGTTGGTTTCTACAAGGGTGTGCAAAGCGCAGGAGCAGCCGTGGCATGGCAGGTGGACACCCACAAGACATCCCTGCTGTCGCAGCTGATCGTCAACTGGGGGCTGTGCACCGTCAGCTACCCGCTGCTGGCCGTCCTGGTGCTCCTGGCCGTGAAGGACGAGGACTACTCCGTGTCCAATGTCGACGACGGCGGCAAGGAGAAAGAGACCAAGATGGCCGCGCCATCAAGCTTCCACTGA